GACACCGGCGGCGCGGGCGAGTTCCTTGGTGGTGGTCTCGGCGAAGCCCTGGCGCGCAAAAAGCGGGAGCGCGGCCTTCACGATGGCCACCTTCCGATCTTTTGCTGTCATGCGCCGTTTATTTTTCAAGCGGCGCGTAAGTTAGTGCGTGCTAACTTGGGTGTCAAAGATTTTTTTTTGGCGGTTTTTTTAGCCACGGATGGAACACGGGAGAAACACGGATGGGATTTTTTACCGCGGAGACGCGGAGGCGCGGAGAGAAGGGGAATTAAAAATGGGGGCGGAGTTTTCAATGGGAGGCGGTGGTGGATGCGGTTGGGAATATTTGTTCCCTTGATTGGGGGATGGGCTTGCCTCGCTGCGCTCGGGATAGTTTTTTAGAAGGAATTGTGGATCCTCCCGGCTTAGGCCGGGGGGTTAATGAGAAGGGGTAGGTTTAGGGATGCGTGAATTAGTCAGCAGGTAAAGTCATCGTTGAAAGGACATTTGCAGCGCGGCCTCGGGTCCTAAAAATTTTGTTTTGGCGAAACGTGGGCCTTGATTTGATTTTTGAAATCTGCGGCGGCGGCGGGTGATGGGAAGCAACGCCGAGGAATGTAATGAACGATATTTCCACCGACGTATAAAAATATGAATCCTCCTGCGTCGCGCATTTTATGAAAACCTTTCCACAGATGAATGGATTCGCTGGTTTCCGATCGGGCGACCAAGGCATCCTCACGAATTATAATTTCTTGTTTGCCCAGGACTCCCAAGGATTGGCTGGAAAAGAGCAAGGCGATCTGAACAACAATTTGCAACGCTATCATAAAACCCAGTATTCCGCAGAATGCGATTATAAAGAAAAATGTTTCGAACAAAATTGGGTTGGGTGACTTCCCTGGTCCGGGTGGATTGATGGCCGGTAGCGCTATGCTAAAAAATAAAATCATGCCGACGAGGAAGCGGTTCTGGGTAATGCCCCACAGACGGCATTGCAAAAGATCCCAGCGATTTAAATTGAAAGTGATTGAAACAGGCGCCGGAGCAGTCGAAGGCGTGGGTGGTGGATTCATAGCGGCGTTCACGAAAGCAGTGGGGAACGAGGTGGTCAATAGTGTTGTTGCGAGGCGTTGGGGGAATGTTACGGCTCGCTAGTACGCTCGCCCTCCCTTAGTGGGGGCGCGATCGGTGGGCGGAGACGGCGGTGGAGGGATTGGGTTTCTTTCTCCCCTAACTTTGATGGCGCGGGGTGATGGGGTGTGGTAGGGTTTCCTGGTTCTTTGAAGGAGGACTTGGCGGTTGGGGACGTGGAAAATGGCGTCGCCGAAGCAAGGTTCCTCCAAGGCGATTTAGGCGCTCGTAAGCGAGCCAAAAGTCCGCCTTGGCTCGGATAAATTCGCGTTGGCTCGGATAAGTTCGGATAAGTTCGCTTAAGAGCGGGTAAACTTTTGTGTGCCACTGAGTGTGCCATGTCACACTGCTTGGGCCATAATGGCTCTATTCTGAGAGTTATTTTTACTCGATGAATGGCCTTAAAATTTATCTAAACTGTTAGTCATCAATCTACTGTGACTTTCCTGCCGATTGTGGCATTGCCGCTGCTCTAACTTCCTCGACTGTTTAACTACAATTTTAAAACGAATTTATGGCTAAAGTACTAGGAATTGATTTAGGAACGACGAACTCCTGCATGGCCGTGATGGAAGGCGGCGAGCCGTCGGTTTTGGAAAACTCGGAAGGCAAACGCACGACACCATCGGTCGTGGCTTTCACGAAGACGGGCGAACGCGTGGTCGGTGATGCCGCCAAACGGCAGGCCGTCACGAATTCGCGCAATACGATTTATTCCATCAAGCGTTTCATGGGCCGCAAGTTTGATGAAATCCAGGAGGAAATCAAACGCGTGCCTTATAAAGTGGTGCGCGCATCGAATGGCGACGCCGCGGTGGAAGTGGAAGTGGACGGCAAGCCGAAGCAATTCAGCCCGCCGGAAATTTCCGCGATGATCTTGAGCAAGCTCAAGGCCGACGCCGAAACGCGTCTCGGTGAAAAAATCACTCAAGCGGTCATCACCGTGCCCGCGTATTTCAATGATTCGCAACGCCAGGCCACGAAGGATGCGGGACGCATCGCGGGGCTGGAAGTGTTGCGCATTATTAACGAACCGACGGCGGCTTCGCTGGCGTATGGTTTGGACAAGAAAAAGGATGAGAAGATCGCCGTGTATGATTTGGGCGGCGGCACGTTCGATATTTCGGTGCTGGAAATCGGCGATGGTGTTTTCGAAGTGAAGGCGACCAACGGCGATACGCATCTCGGCGGTGATGATTGGGACAATAAGATCATTGATTTCATCCTCGACGAATTCAAAAAGGAACAGGGCATGGATTTGCGCAAGCAGCCGGACGCCCTCCAGCGCATCAAGGAAGAAGCTGAGAAAGCGAAGATCGCGCTGTCCAGTTCGCAAGTTTATGACATCAATCTGCCGTTCATCACGGCGGATGCCAGCGGGCCGAAGCATATTCAGGTCAAGCTGACCCGCGCGAAGATGGAACAGCTTTGCGATGATCTTTTCGAGCGCACCATCAAGCCGGTGAAAGATTGCTTGAAGGACGCGGATATTGCGGCGGAGAAAATTGATGAACTCGTGCTCGTCGGCGGCATGACCCGTATGCCTCGCGTGGTGGAAACCGCGCACAAGCTGGTCAGCAAGCCACCGCATCAGGGCGTGAACCCGGATGAAGTTGTCGCGATCGGCGCGGGCATCCAGGGCGGCGTGCTCAAGGGTGAAGTGAAAGACGTGCTGTTGCTCGACGTGACCCCGCTCTCGCTGGGCATCGAGACGCTCGGCGGCGTGTTCACGAAATTGATCGAGCGCAATACGACGATCCCGACGCGCAAATCGGAAATCTTTTCGACGGCGGCGGACAATC
This genomic interval from Verrucomicrobiia bacterium contains the following:
- a CDS encoding YcxB family protein, with product MNPPPTPSTAPAPVSITFNLNRWDLLQCRLWGITQNRFLVGMILFFSIALPAINPPGPGKSPNPILFETFFFIIAFCGILGFMIALQIVVQIALLFSSQSLGVLGKQEIIIREDALVARSETSESIHLWKGFHKMRDAGGFIFLYVGGNIVHYIPRRCFPSPAAAADFKNQIKAHVSPKQNF
- the dnaK gene encoding molecular chaperone DnaK, with product MAKVLGIDLGTTNSCMAVMEGGEPSVLENSEGKRTTPSVVAFTKTGERVVGDAAKRQAVTNSRNTIYSIKRFMGRKFDEIQEEIKRVPYKVVRASNGDAAVEVEVDGKPKQFSPPEISAMILSKLKADAETRLGEKITQAVITVPAYFNDSQRQATKDAGRIAGLEVLRIINEPTAASLAYGLDKKKDEKIAVYDLGGGTFDISVLEIGDGVFEVKATNGDTHLGGDDWDNKIIDFILDEFKKEQGMDLRKQPDALQRIKEEAEKAKIALSSSQVYDINLPFITADASGPKHIQVKLTRAKMEQLCDDLFERTIKPVKDCLKDADIAAEKIDELVLVGGMTRMPRVVETAHKLVSKPPHQGVNPDEVVAIGAGIQGGVLKGEVKDVLLLDVTPLSLGIETLGGVFTKLIERNTTIPTRKSEIFSTAADNQPGVEIHVLQGERQFSKDNKTIGKFKLDDIPPAPRGMPQIEVGFDIDANGILHVTAKDLGTGKEQKITITASSGLSKDEIEKMRKDGELHAEEDRQRKEEIEARNEADNAVYRSEKMLKDNKDKISDGDRSNIETAVNGVKEALKGTDAGAIKAASDKLNETWQTVSAELYKAAAEKAQANKGAAPSAEAGPQPGADGQPHAEGKPDEGPIIDAEVVDEKK